A genomic region of Plasmodium falciparum 3D7 genome assembly, chromosome: 11 contains the following coding sequences:
- a CDS encoding coproporphyrinogen-III oxidase, with translation MKDEIAPNEYFRNLWENLLKSEQNNICSLIESLDNKKFQEEVWYRKSGKNKNLGGGITRILEDGNIFEKCAVNYSCIYGAIDKESAKQMCVNHYNKEFINTTKICHSDDINILISRVLNSHNIRIINEKYKFYASGISIIAHPVNPNVPTVHMNFRFFQIFIKTGKKKKKYNNLNNVNNNNLNNNLNNNFVKNKIDNNYKSIKHWFGGGCDLSPCYIFPDLFTEFHNSFKLVCDKYNHLFYRHFKIWCDLYFRIKHRNINRGIGGIFFDNLLNNIIKNKKVIRSGKLKDINKKNGNDPTINNNNNNNKDCKCYSCNNIMDKSYRMIYFFIQECIINFRKSYLHILLETVNFKYDDNMLKWQRVCRGRYVEFNLLYDRGTKFGIELNRYKIYRRKKKQKKLENYSSTNFIKDEIFDEQVSDYLSDEHEKIDNVFSSLPLKCDFQYKYKIEKYSREYETLEILKYPKKWVDY, from the exons atgaaAGATGAG ATAGCTCCTAATGAATATTTTAGAAATTTATgggaaaatttattaaagtCTGAGcagaataatatatgtagttTAATTGAATCActtgataataaaaagtttCAAGAAGAAGTATGGTATAGGAAGTCTGGgaagaataaaaatttgGGTGGTGGTATAACAAGAATTTTAGAAGATGggaatatatttgaaaagtGTGCTGTAAATTATTCTTGTATATATGGAGCTATAGATAAGGAATCAGCTAAACAAATGTGTGtaaatcattataataaagaatttattaatacaacAAAGATTTGTCATTCGGATGAtatcaatattttaatttcacGAGTTTTAAATTCTCATAATATACGAATTATTAacgaaaaatataaattttatgcaTCAGGTATATCCATAATAGCTCATCCGGTTAATCCAAATGTACCTACTGTTCATATGAATTTTcgattttttcaaatatttataaaaacaggaaaaaagaagaaaaaatataataacctTAATAATgtcaataataacaatttaaataacaatttaaataacaattttgtaaaaaataaaatagataataattataaaagtaTTAAACATTGGTTTGGTGGTGGATGTGATTTAAGCCcttgttatatttttccagATTTATTTACTGAGTTtcataattcttttaaaCTAGTttgtgataaatataatcatttattttatagacattttaaaatatggtgtgatttatattttcgaATTAAACATCGAAATATTAATAGAGGGATTGGGGgcattttttttgataatttgttgaataatataataaaaaataaaaaagttataAGAAGTGgtaaattaaaagatataaataaaaaaaatggtaaTGACCCAACCatcaacaataataataataataataaggattGTAAATGTTATagttgtaataatattatggatAAAAGTTATcgtatgatatatttttttatacaagaatgtataataaattttagaAAATCATATCTACATATTCTACTCGAAACggttaattttaaatatgatgataatatgttAAAATGGCAAAGAGTATGTAGAGGTAGATATGTTGAATTCAACTTATTATATGATAGAGGTACCAAGTTTGGTATTGAATtaaatagatataaaatttatagacgtaaaaaaaaacaaaaaaaactaGAAAATTATTCTTCcacaaattttataaaagatgAAATCTTTGATGAACAAGTCTCTGATTACCTATCAGATGAACATGAAAAAATAGATAACGTCTTTTCTTCATTACCTTTAAAATGTGATTtccaatataaatataaaattgaaaaatattcaaGAGAATATGAAACGCTCGAAATATTAAAGTATCCCAAAAAGTGGGTGGACTACTAA
- a CDS encoding 60S ribosomal protein L28, translating to MSNVSNALVWELTRKSNCFIKKNKAGKKGVFLCDPLNVNYKNTPSSSGLVKSNSTNVTLKDGKVVFSVKTSKESNVVNQHFKAKNMKNVEKLLQQHGSFEKAKNKEKLLKKYKRLSKLYETSHKKTN from the exons ATGTCGAATGTAAGTAATGCTCTTGTATGGGAATTAACCAGAAAAAGCAACtgctttattaaaaaaaacaaagcaGGAAAAAAAGGAGTTTTCTTATGTGACCCTTTGAATGTAAATTATAAGAATACACCATCCAGTAGTG GACTTGTAAAAAGTAACTCTACCAATGTCACCTTGAAAGATGGAAAAGTCGTTTTCTCCGTTAAAACATCAAAGGAATC aaATGTCGTGAACCAACACTTCAAAGCTAAGAATATGAAGAATGTAGAAAAGCTTCTCCAACAACATGGAAGTTTTGAAAAAGCaaagaataaagaaaaacttttaaagaaatataaacgTTTGtctaaattatatgaaacatctcataaaaaaacaaattaa
- a CDS encoding 60S ribosomal protein L35ae, putative — protein sequence MENVKVKKEQTEVSQKKKVVKKVLKKNKKTSNKKLQAVRLYEKGVILGYKRSQRNQDPNFTLISIKNVNTKKHAQFYVGKRVAYVYRTTKHHDGVKIKCIWGKVCRTHGNSGVIRAKFKTHIPPKAFGDRVRILMYPSNI from the exons atggaaaatgtaaaagtaaaaaaagaacaaacgGAAGTAtctcagaaaaaaaaagttgtCAAGAAGgttttaaagaaaaataaaaaaacatctAACAAAAAACTCCAAGCTGTTCGATTATATGAAAAGGGAGTTATATTAGGATACAAAAG ATCTCAAAGAAATCAAGATCCCAACTTTACATTAATATCCATTAAAAATGTGAACACGAAAAAGCACGCACAATTCTATGTAGGAAAAAGAGTTGCTTATGTTTATAGAACAACTAAACATCATGATGgagttaaaataaaatgtatatggGGAAAAGTATGTAGGACTCATGGTAATAGTGGTGTTATAAGAGCAAAATTTAAAACTCATATCCCACCTAAAGCTTTCGGTGATAGAGTTAGAATACTTATGTATCCATCAAATATTTAa
- a CDS encoding ATP synthase-associated protein, putative: MMKRGWILCDFFNYNKIVRCEESHDKKHKSEDSKYGEKRSNELYEESSMNNNDSLIDMIKNIPINPFIDKNENMNKYKYGVEKKNIERYTGVNVYDEVDEKDEKKNKPVEYPFAISNKIIFKKNNNNNNNNKTSSSNNQINTNYSNISSELYPEEGYKTPNKTKHFYADWERLLAYNHGLYTLKNANNNNTIINRDLHSLNTENDIRNKLNLYIDRINIDNPNDTCKYLGIEEYKCLLTHSFHMNTNVSNQKCVKWFNEYIQCKWDEQKLNFGYNYIENKRHKKSKAYIAAPDYQYA, translated from the coding sequence atgatGAAAAGAGGATGGATTTTGTgtgatttttttaattacaaTAAAATAGTAAGATGTGAAGAGAGTCATGATAAGAAGCATAAAAGTGAGGATTCGAAATATGGTGAAAAGAGAAGTAATGAGTTATATGAAGAGAGTAGTATGAATAATAACGATTCCTTAATAGATATGATTAAGAATATACCTATAAATCCATTtattgataaaaatgaaaatatgaataaatataaatatggtgttgaaaaaaaaaacattgaACGGTATACTGGTGTGAATGTGTATGATGAAGTAGATGAAAaagatgagaaaaaaaacaaacctGTAGAATATCCTTTTGCGAtaagtaataaaataatatttaagaaaaataataataataataataataataaaacaagtTCTTCTAATAATCAAATTAATACAaattatagtaatatatCAAGTGAATTATATCCAGAAGAAGGTTATAAAACACCTAATAAAACAAAGCATTTTTATGCTGATTGGGAAAGATTATTAGCATATAATCATGGTTTATATACGTTAAAAAatgcaaataataataatacaataatCAATAGAGATTTACATTCATTAAATACAGAAAAtgatataagaaataaattaaatttatatatcgATAGAATAAATATCGATAATCCAAATGATACATGTAAATATTTAGGAatagaagaatataaatgtttattaACACACTCTTTTCATATGAATACAAATGTTAGTAATCAAAAATGTGTCAAGTGgtttaatgaatatatacaatgTAAATGGGatgaacaaaaattaaattttggATATAACtatattgaaaataaaagACATAAAAAATCAAAGGCCTATATCGCAGCCCCAGATTATCAATACgcataa
- a CDS encoding alpha/beta hydrolase, putative, with the protein MPILFYIFYIFCFPLINLSERTSKINYHNNYRFVSSEDKSMMNNFFIKLNKIKNFPNYNTLWKIKKCGYFFLSYKNGKNNWNRISVNTITSSNNNEKITDDVLDGISFSIRDNTHIFKNETKDIPIVLLHGCYGSRKNFIFFSKLLKSNKVITMDLRNHGDSKHTENMRFDEIENDIKNVLKKLHIKECCLIGFSLGGKASMYCALKNSSLFSHLIIMDILPFNYNCNKNPIKLPFNISQVTSILYHIKHEKKPRNKLEFLQYLKCELPDISNSFAQFLCMSLKENNDKNQLTWKINIDAIYKDLPFIMNFPLNSQEYKYLNPCNFIIAKKSDLVCSIPNFDKIIKDYFPSASQIILENSTHTVYIDEAQQCADIINGMLNK; encoded by the coding sequence atgcctattttattttatattttttatattttctgttTTCCCCTTATAAATCTTTCAGAAAGAACgtcaaaaataaattatcataataattatcggTTCGTATCTAGTGAGGATAAAAGCATgatgaataatttttttataaaattaaataaaattaaaaactttccaaattataatactctttggaaaattaaaaagtgtggatattttttcttatcttaTAAAAATGGGAAAAACAACTGGAATAGAATTTCTGTTAATACTATAAcaagtagtaataataatgagaaaATAACTGATGATGTGTTAGATGGAATTTCATTTAGTATCCGAgataatacacatatattcaAAAACGAGACCAAGGATATTCCTATTGTATTATTGCATGGATGTTATGGAAGTcgaaaaaattttatattttttagtaAACTattaaaatcaaataaaGTGATAACAATGGATTTAAGAAATCATGGAGATTCTAAGCATACCGAAAATATGCGATTTGATGAAAttgaaaatgatataaagaatgttttaaaaaaattacatataaaagaatGTTGTTTAATTGGGTTTAGTTTAGGAGGAAAAGCATCGATGTATTGTGCTTTAAAAAATAGTTCGcttttttctcatttaattattatggatatattaccatttaattataattgtaataaaaatCCTATAAAGTtaccttttaatatatctcaAGTTACtagtatattatatcatataaaacaTGAAAAGAAACCAAGAAATAAATTGGAATTCTtacaatatttaaaatgtgaATTACCAGATATTTCAAATTCATTTGCTCAATTTTTATGTATGTCgcttaaagaaaataatgataaaaatcaATTAACATGGAAAATTAATATTGACGCAATTTATAAAGATTTACCCTTTATAATGAATTTCCCATTAAATTCacaagaatataaatatcttaATCCatgtaattttattatagcCAAAAAATCAGATCTAGTTTGTTCCATTCCaaattttgataaaattataaaagacTACTTTCCTTCAGCTAGCCAAATCATTTTAGAGAATTCCACTCATACGGTTTATATAGACGAAGCGCAACAATGTGCTGATATAATTAATGGAATGttgaataaatga